Proteins encoded by one window of Sinorhizobium arboris LMG 14919:
- the hutC gene encoding histidine utilization repressor, translated as MSLHQKILSEVESHILSGDWPPGYRIPFEHELTEQYGCSRMTVNKALSELVKRGLIERRRKSGSYVSFPQVQSAVMEIHDVKREVQSLGLDYAYRLGERTVRKMRAGDDGRIDLPASSRLLDITCRHFAGGRVFCFEERLINLSAVPEAESETFETAAPGSWLLGKVPWSTAEHRIRAVAASRPTAQALEIPVGAACLVIERRTWSGGVPVTSVLLTYPGDRHELIAEFAPSATA; from the coding sequence CTGTCGCTGCATCAGAAAATTCTGAGCGAGGTAGAGAGCCACATTCTTTCCGGCGACTGGCCGCCGGGATACCGCATTCCGTTCGAGCACGAACTCACGGAGCAATACGGCTGTTCGCGAATGACCGTGAACAAGGCCTTGAGCGAACTCGTGAAGCGGGGCCTGATCGAGCGGCGGCGCAAGTCGGGAAGCTATGTCAGTTTTCCGCAGGTCCAGTCCGCGGTGATGGAGATTCACGACGTTAAGCGGGAGGTGCAGTCCCTCGGGCTCGACTACGCCTACCGGCTTGGCGAGCGAACTGTGCGCAAGATGCGTGCCGGCGACGACGGGCGCATCGATCTGCCCGCCTCGTCGCGGCTTCTGGATATCACCTGCCGCCACTTTGCCGGCGGGCGGGTTTTCTGCTTCGAGGAGCGGTTGATCAATCTTTCGGCGGTGCCGGAAGCCGAAAGCGAGACATTCGAGACCGCCGCCCCGGGCTCGTGGCTGCTCGGCAAGGTGCCCTGGAGCACGGCGGAACACCGCATCAGGGCCGTTGCGGCAAGCCGCCCGACGGCCCAGGCGCTTGAAATTCCCGTTGGTGCGGCCTGTCTCGTTATCGAGCGCCGGACCTGGAGCGGCGGCGTGCCGGTCACAAGCGTGCTGCTTACTTATCCTGGCGACCGCCACGAGCTCATCGCCGAGTTCGCCCCGAGCGCCACCGCTTAG
- a CDS encoding elongation factor G: MRCFTVLGPSQIGKTTLVERVGSLGGEPKKSVTPYGLGLTEFEFGGEAWCALDVPGNNEALAHAQHALLASDACVLCVSPILEEAVLAAPYLRMIEASGTPCILFVNRMDEPRGRIRDIVAALQDFCSRPLILRQVPIRDGDKIIGSCDLISERAWRYREGQPSSLFEIPESALEREHEARAELLEHLSEFDDWLLEELIEDREPASEVIYSISTRVLNENKIIPVLLGSASHSNGLMRLMKALRHEAPRAEALRKRLAAGAGVDEATLLAVSFHAHYRQGVGKTVLARALQNGVKQGAALGGASLGALQDPATGRLIGSGVTEAGQLFGAVKSDHLPVPSLLTAGAALAAPDWTTPPTPMLERILVPASERDETKLSETLARLAETDRGLKVMQEEGTGAQLVCAQGPVHLREVCRTLSEVFHVEVSDRPPSPIYRETVSKSSDVHYRHRKQTGGAGQFADVKLSVHPNGRGDGFSFAETVKGGAVPRNFIPAVEAGAREAMEKGPLGFKVIDVGVLLTDGQHHSVDSSEYAFRTAGKLGVRQALSQAASVLMQPVFRVEIHVPSIYSGSLVPIVAALKGQVLGFDRDEGAKGWDIFRALLPGSALDDLARSLRSATQGIGYFSKSFDHFEELYGKEAQAIVTAHGAPANEH; the protein is encoded by the coding sequence ATGCGCTGCTTTACTGTACTCGGTCCTTCGCAGATCGGAAAAACCACGCTCGTGGAAAGGGTGGGCTCGCTGGGAGGCGAGCCTAAAAAATCTGTTACGCCCTATGGATTGGGCCTCACCGAATTCGAATTCGGCGGTGAAGCCTGGTGTGCGCTCGACGTCCCCGGTAATAACGAGGCTTTGGCGCATGCGCAGCATGCCCTGCTCGCGAGCGACGCCTGTGTGCTTTGTGTTTCACCGATACTGGAGGAAGCCGTTCTCGCCGCGCCCTATTTGCGTATGATCGAGGCGTCCGGCACCCCGTGCATTCTCTTCGTCAACCGCATGGACGAACCGCGAGGGCGCATAAGGGACATCGTCGCTGCCCTGCAGGACTTTTGCAGCCGACCGCTGATCCTGCGGCAGGTTCCTATCCGCGACGGCGACAAGATCATCGGCAGCTGCGATCTTATTTCGGAGCGGGCCTGGCGCTATCGCGAGGGACAGCCTTCCTCTCTCTTCGAGATTCCCGAAAGTGCGCTCGAGCGCGAACACGAAGCACGCGCGGAGCTTCTTGAGCATCTTTCGGAATTCGACGATTGGCTGCTGGAAGAGCTCATCGAGGATCGCGAGCCGGCCAGTGAGGTGATCTATTCGATCTCGACACGGGTTCTGAACGAGAACAAGATCATTCCGGTGCTCCTCGGCTCGGCAAGCCACAGCAACGGCCTGATGAGGCTGATGAAGGCGCTCCGCCACGAGGCGCCGCGTGCCGAAGCTCTGAGAAAGCGGCTTGCCGCCGGTGCCGGGGTCGACGAGGCGACACTGCTCGCGGTCAGTTTCCATGCTCATTATCGCCAGGGCGTCGGCAAGACGGTCCTTGCCCGCGCCCTCCAGAACGGCGTGAAGCAGGGGGCGGCGCTCGGCGGCGCCAGCCTCGGCGCTCTGCAGGATCCCGCAACCGGCCGGCTTATCGGTTCTGGCGTGACCGAGGCGGGCCAGCTCTTCGGAGCAGTCAAATCCGATCATCTGCCGGTCCCGTCTTTGTTGACGGCGGGCGCGGCGCTCGCCGCGCCCGACTGGACGACGCCGCCGACCCCCATGCTCGAACGGATACTGGTGCCGGCGAGCGAGCGCGACGAGACCAAGCTGTCTGAAACGCTTGCGAGACTCGCCGAGACCGATCGGGGACTGAAGGTGATGCAGGAGGAAGGGACCGGTGCGCAGCTCGTCTGCGCTCAAGGGCCGGTGCACCTGCGCGAAGTCTGCAGGACCTTGTCGGAGGTCTTCCATGTCGAGGTGAGCGACCGCCCCCCGAGCCCGATCTACCGCGAGACGGTATCGAAATCCTCGGACGTTCACTACCGCCATCGCAAGCAGACCGGCGGGGCCGGTCAATTCGCGGATGTGAAGCTCAGCGTCCATCCCAATGGGCGAGGCGACGGATTTTCCTTCGCCGAGACGGTCAAGGGCGGTGCGGTGCCGCGCAACTTCATCCCCGCGGTCGAGGCGGGCGCGCGCGAAGCGATGGAAAAGGGCCCCCTCGGCTTCAAGGTCATCGACGTTGGCGTGCTGCTCACCGACGGCCAGCATCATTCTGTCGACAGTTCGGAATATGCGTTCCGGACGGCCGGCAAGCTTGGCGTCCGTCAGGCGCTCTCGCAGGCCGCCTCCGTCCTGATGCAGCCGGTCTTTCGCGTCGAAATCCACGTGCCGTCGATCTATTCCGGCAGTCTCGTGCCGATCGTCGCGGCGCTGAAAGGCCAGGTACTAGGCTTCGACAGGGACGAGGGGGCCAAGGGTTGGGACATCTTCCGCGCCCTTCTTCCCGGCAGCGCGCTCGACGATCTGGCGCGTTCGCTCAGATCCGCTACCCAGGGCATCGGCTATTTTTCCAAGAGTTTTGATCATTTCGAGGAACTCTACGGCAAGGAAGCCCAGGCGATCGTTACCGCGCATGGAGCGCCGGCCAACGAGCATTGA